In Flavobacterium cerinum, one genomic interval encodes:
- the tsaD gene encoding tRNA (adenosine(37)-N6)-threonylcarbamoyltransferase complex transferase subunit TsaD — protein sequence MTKSPVYILAIESSCDDTAAAVLQDNKVLSNVVARQSVHEEYGGVVPELASRAHQQNIVPVIDVALKKANIEKAQVSAIAFTQGPGLMGSLLVGSSFAKSMAMALNVPLIAVNHMHAHILAHFIDEENYDKPEFPFLALTISGGHTQVVCVDSFFDMTIIGETTDDAVGEAFDKSAKILGLPYPGGPLIDKYAQLGNPKAYPFTKPKVDGLNFSFSGLKTQILYFIQKNVAQDPDFIEKNINDICASIQYTIIQILMDKIKMAVKETGIKQIAIGGGVSANSGIRTTLKETEQKYGWKTFIPKFEYTTDNAAMIGIVGYHKFLENQFNDASVVSKARIEF from the coding sequence ATGACAAAATCACCCGTATATATACTTGCTATCGAGAGTTCATGCGATGACACCGCAGCTGCCGTTTTACAAGACAATAAAGTCCTGTCAAATGTCGTAGCAAGACAGTCTGTTCACGAAGAATATGGCGGTGTAGTTCCGGAGCTTGCTTCGCGTGCGCACCAACAAAATATTGTCCCAGTTATTGATGTTGCTTTAAAGAAAGCCAATATTGAAAAAGCCCAGGTTTCCGCTATTGCTTTTACGCAAGGTCCCGGTTTAATGGGTTCACTTTTAGTGGGAAGCTCCTTTGCCAAATCAATGGCTATGGCGCTGAACGTTCCGTTGATTGCCGTAAACCATATGCATGCTCATATTTTAGCACATTTTATCGACGAAGAAAACTACGATAAACCGGAATTCCCTTTTTTGGCGCTGACTATATCAGGCGGTCATACACAAGTGGTTTGCGTTGATAGTTTTTTTGATATGACCATTATCGGAGAAACAACCGATGACGCTGTTGGTGAAGCTTTTGACAAAAGTGCCAAAATACTTGGTTTGCCTTATCCCGGCGGACCGTTAATAGACAAATACGCGCAATTGGGAAATCCAAAAGCCTATCCGTTTACCAAACCCAAAGTAGACGGTTTAAACTTTAGTTTTAGCGGTTTAAAAACGCAGATTCTGTATTTTATTCAGAAAAATGTAGCTCAGGATCCCGATTTTATCGAAAAGAACATCAATGACATTTGTGCCTCCATTCAATATACGATCATTCAAATTCTGATGGACAAAATTAAAATGGCGGTAAAAGAAACCGGAATCAAACAAATAGCCATTGGCGGCGGTGTATCGGCCAATTCCGGTATTCGAACAACATTAAAAGAAACCGAACAAAAATACGGTTGGAAAACCTTTATCCCTAAATTCGAATATACCACCGATAATGCCGCGATGATCGGTATTGTAGGTTATCATAAATTTTTGGAAAATCAGTTTAATGATGCTTCCGTAGTATCGAAAGCAAGAATCGAATTTTAG
- a CDS encoding translocation/assembly module TamB domain-containing protein, with protein sequence MLLGIALSLPFVQTAIAKYATKELNEKFGTDMHIDKIAITVFGGVKIKGIYTADKHKDTLFYINRLQTNILDFKKLANGKLIFGKTSIDGLNLKMKKYKGEDKTNLDEFIAAFDDGKDGSGKFLMKVEQMNVTSSRFRLIDENLEHPKVLDFTRLNGKVDFFKIKGPVVTADIKQLAFQDHRGLVVENLITDFTYSKENIRLEKLNLKTKESTLIGDVIMKYKPKDFSDFNNKVVFDVNMEKASVSSNELNFFYNEFGKNQRFYLATHLTGTLNNFTTHDLRLLDTNDSEIIGTVNFRNLFNKKGEFYMKGNFDRITSNYTSLKTILPRVLGKSLPETLHKLGRVDLVGDIMVTKTQIDADVYLMSGLGELNTKLAMTNINNIDNATYKGVVSLNNFDLGSLVNEKDLGRATLDLDVNGKGFNKKYLDTSVKGKVQSLTYNKYTYQNITIDGKMKMPYFKGYLNSNDPNLKMDFNGLIDMSSRMKNYDFQAQIDYADLHLLNFMKKDSLSIFKGELKFNAKGNTLDDLAGKLNVINASYQNSTDSYFFQDFQVESVFDEQKVRTITINSPDIIEGKVVGKYEIKQVRKIIENALGSLYANYSPNKLKPGQFLDFDFVIYNKIVEIFLPKVIVSENTVLKGRIDADKGDFQLDFSSPSVIAYNNTFENIRIDVDNKNPLYNAYVELDSIKTKAYKISDFSLINVTMNDTLFVRSEFKGGPKNQDFFNLNLYHTINEKNQSVVGLKKSEINFRDYLWFLNEKDTKDNKVVFNKKLTDFSIEKIIMSHNDQKVELEGILKDSTYKQLRLSFNDVDLEKVTPALENMSFAGQLNGEVNLEQNKAIYLPTAALTVDSLKVNHVLMGDLNLEVTGEDSFRKFNVNSSIINDHVENFFLNGNIEIINKESILALNAGFTRFNISPLGPLLGSIFSDMRGFASGRASIAGSVKNPEVDGSLYLNEAGMKVPYLGVDYNFEENALINLTEDQFIFRNIELTDTKEKTKGTLNGTIRHKKLEDWQLDLKLRSDNLLGLDTQDHEDAIYYGRAFIKGEASITGPVNNLYIEMDAESNKGTNIKIPLNDAQGIGNNSFIHFLSKKEKEAKQKGLEEVVLNKFKGIELKFEFRITRDADIEIILDKNTGHGMKGKGEGFITMEINTMGKFNMWGDFQTYKGEYNFKYLGLIDKKFEVKEYGTIRWDGNPMNAALNLQAIYKTEANPAVILDNASFSRKVPTEVYIMLNGNLSNPEPDFRIEFPSVSSVLKSEIDYKLSDRDVRQTQALALLGTGGFLSAESASSSVYGSLFERASSIFDDIFAGSDDKVKVGFNFVQGDRTPFAQTQGKVGLTVSSQIDDRITINGRFGVPVGGNQESVIVGDVEIQLRLNKDGTLKARAFNRENDINYIGEGIGYTQGIGLSYEVDFDTMRELWRKIFTKVKEKDTTNPTDHLPDSDLAPDFIKFIEDRKNKNAEEPKKDQQKVPDIE encoded by the coding sequence TTGCTATTAGGCATAGCATTATCATTGCCTTTTGTGCAAACTGCCATAGCGAAATATGCTACTAAAGAATTAAATGAAAAATTTGGAACCGATATGCATATCGATAAGATTGCTATTACGGTTTTCGGAGGTGTAAAAATCAAAGGAATTTATACCGCTGATAAGCATAAAGACACACTTTTCTATATCAACCGACTTCAGACGAATATTCTTGATTTTAAAAAACTGGCCAACGGAAAGCTAATTTTCGGTAAAACCAGCATTGACGGATTGAATCTGAAAATGAAAAAATACAAAGGAGAGGATAAAACCAATCTGGATGAATTTATTGCCGCTTTTGATGACGGTAAGGATGGAAGCGGAAAATTCCTGATGAAAGTCGAACAAATGAATGTGACATCCAGTCGTTTTCGCCTGATCGATGAAAATCTGGAACATCCGAAAGTACTTGATTTTACCCGACTTAACGGAAAAGTGGATTTCTTTAAAATTAAAGGACCGGTCGTAACGGCCGACATCAAGCAATTGGCATTTCAGGATCACAGAGGGTTAGTGGTGGAAAATCTGATTACCGATTTTACGTATTCGAAAGAGAATATCCGACTGGAAAAACTGAATCTTAAAACAAAAGAGTCTACGTTGATTGGTGATGTTATCATGAAATACAAACCGAAAGATTTTTCAGATTTTAATAATAAAGTGGTCTTTGATGTTAACATGGAAAAAGCGTCAGTTTCGTCTAATGAGCTGAATTTTTTCTATAATGAGTTTGGGAAAAACCAACGATTCTATCTGGCAACACATCTTACCGGTACGTTAAATAATTTTACAACACACGATCTGAGATTATTGGATACGAATGATTCTGAAATTATCGGAACGGTTAATTTCAGAAACCTGTTCAATAAAAAAGGAGAATTCTACATGAAAGGTAATTTCGATCGTATTACATCGAATTATACCAGTCTTAAAACAATCCTGCCGCGTGTATTGGGTAAGAGTCTTCCGGAAACACTACATAAATTGGGTAGAGTAGACCTGGTTGGTGATATTATGGTTACTAAGACACAAATCGACGCGGATGTTTATCTGATGTCCGGTCTGGGAGAATTGAATACAAAGCTAGCCATGACCAATATCAACAATATTGATAATGCGACCTATAAAGGTGTTGTTTCCCTAAATAATTTTGATCTGGGGTCATTGGTTAATGAAAAAGATTTGGGAAGAGCCACGCTTGATCTGGATGTAAACGGGAAAGGATTCAATAAAAAATACTTGGATACCAGTGTTAAAGGAAAAGTTCAAAGTTTAACGTATAATAAGTATACGTATCAGAATATTACGATCGACGGTAAAATGAAAATGCCTTACTTTAAAGGCTATCTGAACAGTAATGATCCGAATCTGAAAATGGATTTTAACGGATTAATCGATATGAGTTCGCGAATGAAGAATTATGACTTTCAGGCGCAGATTGATTATGCTGATTTACATTTGTTGAATTTTATGAAAAAAGATTCCCTTTCTATTTTTAAAGGAGAGTTAAAATTCAATGCCAAAGGAAATACGTTAGATGATCTGGCCGGAAAACTAAACGTGATAAATGCGTCTTATCAAAACAGTACTGACAGTTATTTCTTCCAGGATTTTCAGGTAGAATCCGTTTTTGACGAACAGAAAGTAAGAACGATTACAATCAATTCTCCGGATATTATTGAAGGAAAGGTCGTAGGGAAATATGAAATCAAACAGGTGCGTAAAATCATCGAAAATGCTTTGGGAAGTTTATATGCCAACTATTCGCCCAATAAGCTAAAACCCGGACAGTTTCTGGATTTTGATTTTGTGATTTATAATAAGATCGTTGAAATATTCCTGCCAAAAGTAATTGTAAGTGAAAATACGGTCTTAAAAGGTCGGATTGATGCGGATAAAGGCGATTTTCAGCTGGATTTCTCATCGCCGAGTGTAATTGCGTATAACAATACCTTTGAAAACATTCGTATTGATGTCGATAACAAAAACCCGTTATATAATGCCTATGTCGAACTGGATAGTATTAAGACCAAGGCCTATAAGATTTCGGATTTTAGTTTGATTAATGTAACAATGAACGATACGCTTTTTGTCCGTTCGGAGTTTAAAGGCGGACCGAAAAATCAGGATTTTTTCAACCTGAACCTTTATCATACGATCAATGAAAAGAACCAATCGGTTGTCGGGCTTAAAAAATCGGAAATCAATTTCAGGGATTATTTATGGTTCCTGAACGAAAAAGATACGAAAGACAATAAAGTGGTTTTCAATAAAAAACTAACAGACTTCTCGATCGAAAAGATTATCATGTCCCATAATGACCAGAAAGTGGAGTTAGAAGGGATTTTAAAAGATTCGACCTATAAGCAACTCCGATTGTCGTTTAATGATGTTGATCTCGAAAAAGTAACACCGGCTCTCGAAAATATGTCTTTTGCCGGTCAGTTAAACGGTGAAGTCAATCTGGAACAAAATAAGGCAATTTATTTACCGACTGCGGCGTTGACCGTTGATTCCCTGAAAGTGAATCATGTGCTGATGGGAGATCTAAATCTGGAAGTAACCGGAGAAGATTCATTCCGTAAGTTTAATGTGAATTCATCGATTATTAACGATCACGTTGAGAATTTCTTTTTAAACGGAAATATTGAAATCATCAATAAAGAAAGTATACTGGCGTTGAATGCCGGATTTACAAGGTTTAATATTAGTCCGTTAGGACCGTTATTGGGTAGTATCTTCTCCGATATGCGCGGTTTTGCATCGGGTAGGGCCTCGATTGCCGGAAGTGTCAAAAATCCGGAAGTCGACGGAAGCTTGTACCTGAATGAAGCCGGGATGAAAGTCCCGTATCTCGGCGTGGATTATAATTTTGAAGAAAATGCGCTAATTAATCTGACGGAAGATCAGTTTATTTTTAGAAATATAGAACTGACCGATACGAAAGAAAAAACTAAAGGAACGTTAAACGGTACGATTCGACATAAAAAACTGGAAGACTGGCAACTGGATTTAAAATTAAGATCGGATAATTTACTCGGTTTGGATACACAGGATCATGAGGATGCTATTTATTACGGAAGAGCTTTTATCAAGGGAGAAGCTTCAATTACCGGTCCGGTTAACAATTTGTATATCGAAATGGATGCCGAATCCAACAAAGGAACCAATATTAAAATTCCGTTGAATGATGCACAAGGTATCGGTAATAATTCATTTATCCATTTCCTGAGTAAAAAAGAGAAAGAAGCCAAGCAAAAAGGATTGGAAGAAGTCGTATTGAATAAATTTAAGGGAATTGAATTGAAATTTGAATTCCGTATCACCCGTGATGCCGACATTGAAATTATCCTCGACAAAAATACCGGTCATGGTATGAAAGGAAAAGGAGAAGGTTTTATCACGATGGAGATCAATACGATGGGTAAATTCAACATGTGGGGTGATTTCCAGACGTATAAAGGAGAATATAACTTCAAATATCTGGGATTGATTGATAAGAAATTTGAAGTAAAAGAATACGGTACCATCCGTTGGGACGGTAACCCGATGAATGCCGCGCTAAACCTACAGGCGATTTATAAAACAGAAGCCAATCCGGCTGTAATTCTGGACAATGCTTCATTTAGCCGTAAAGTGCCAACCGAAGTATATATTATGCTGAACGGTAATTTAAGTAACCCGGAACCGGATTTCAGAATTGAATTCCCGAGTGTTAGTTCGGTATTAAAATCGGAAATTGATTATAAATTAAGTGACAGAGACGTTCGTCAGACGCAGGCACTTGCTTTATTGGGAACCGGTGGTTTCCTTTCGGCAGAAAGTGCTTCAAGTTCGGTTTACGGAAGTTTATTTGAACGGGCCAGCTCTATTTTTGATGATATTTTCGCCGGTAGTGATGATAAAGTGAAAGTAGGTTTTAACTTTGTTCAGGGCGACAGAACACCATTTGCACAGACACAAGGAAAAGTAGGTTTAACCGTTTCCTCGCAAATTGACGATCGTATTACAATTAACGGTAGATTTGGTGTACCGGTGGGAGGTAATCAGGAATCGGTGATTGTAGGTGACGTTGAAATTCAATTGCGTTTGAATAAAGACGGAACCTTAAAAGCCAGAGCCTTTAACCGTGAAAATGATATCAATTATATCGGGGAAGGTATCGGTTATACGCAAGGTATCGGACTTTCATATGAAGTCGATTTTGATACGATGCGCGAATTATGGCGTAAGATATTTACAAAAGTTAAAGAAAAAGATACAACCAATCCGACGGATCATTTACCGGATTCGGATTTGGCTCCGGACTTTATCAAGTTTATCGAAGACCGTAAAAACAAAAACGCTGAAGAACCGAAAAAGGATCAGCAAAAGGTGCCGGATATCGAGTAA
- the gap gene encoding type I glyceraldehyde-3-phosphate dehydrogenase, with translation MMKVKLGINGFGRIGRIVFRETIKRDNVEVVAINDLLAVDHLAYLLKYDSVHGRFDGKVEVKDGQLYVNDKFIRVTAEKDPSLLKWDEAGAEVIADCTGIFTTLEKAQTHITGGAKKVVISAPSADAPMFIMGVNHDKMTAADTIISNASCTTNCLAPLAKVLNDNFGIVEGLMTTIHATTATQLTVDGPSKKDFRGGRSALVNIIPASTGAAKAVTKVIPELKGKLTGMAMRVPVADVSVVDLTVKLQKETSYAEIMEVLKKSSENEMKGIIGFTEDDVVSQDFVSDTRTSIVDSKAGIELNSTFYKIVSWYDNEYGYSAKLIDLAVYAGQL, from the coding sequence ATGATGAAAGTAAAATTAGGAATTAACGGATTCGGAAGAATCGGAAGAATTGTTTTTAGAGAAACCATTAAAAGAGATAATGTAGAAGTAGTAGCGATTAACGATTTACTAGCAGTTGATCATTTAGCTTACCTGTTAAAATACGATTCGGTTCACGGACGTTTTGACGGAAAAGTGGAAGTAAAAGACGGTCAGTTATATGTAAACGATAAATTTATTCGCGTTACAGCCGAAAAAGATCCGTCGTTATTAAAATGGGATGAAGCCGGTGCGGAAGTAATTGCCGATTGTACCGGTATTTTTACGACCTTAGAAAAAGCGCAGACGCATATTACAGGCGGAGCGAAAAAAGTAGTAATTTCAGCACCTTCAGCAGATGCTCCGATGTTTATTATGGGGGTTAATCACGATAAAATGACAGCAGCTGATACGATCATTTCAAATGCATCTTGTACGACTAACTGTCTGGCGCCGTTAGCTAAAGTTTTAAACGATAATTTCGGAATTGTAGAAGGATTAATGACTACGATTCATGCTACTACAGCAACGCAATTAACGGTTGACGGACCTTCTAAAAAAGATTTCCGTGGCGGACGTTCGGCTTTGGTTAATATTATTCCGGCTTCGACCGGTGCGGCTAAAGCGGTAACAAAAGTGATCCCGGAATTAAAAGGGAAATTAACAGGAATGGCGATGCGCGTACCGGTTGCAGATGTTTCGGTTGTGGATTTGACGGTAAAACTTCAGAAAGAAACGTCCTATGCTGAAATTATGGAGGTATTAAAAAAGTCATCTGAAAATGAAATGAAAGGTATCATCGGGTTTACCGAAGATGATGTGGTTTCTCAGGATTTTGTATCCGATACAAGAACGAGTATCGTCGATTCTAAAGCCGGAATTGAATTAAATTCGACTTTCTATAAAATCGTTTCCTGGTATGATAACGAATACGGTTATTCTGCTAAATTGATTGATCTTGCCGTTTACGCCGGACAATTATAA
- a CDS encoding S9 family peptidase, which produces MKKYTLLFLLTGSMTFAQRNLTIEEATTGLRTYAPKSMLATQWQKDVRAITYLDNTYQNLVTRKEDNQWKEVALLSKDDVQNALKAKFPQDEFNLRMFPYAYEWKDKNTLTFEVSGKKANYIVEFDVTQKSITKALSIPTDASNQLATETKNRIAWLAKNNIRITDANGKTIEVTNDENSGIVNGSDYTHRQEFGIHQGMWWNKSGDKLAYYRKDETMVTNYPLVDFGARVAEVKDIKYPMAGMKSEEVTLVIFDANTNNKVTLKTGEPKEQYLTCVTWDPSGKYIYVGLLNREQNHLKLNKYDAASGNLITTLFEEKAATYVEPQHNLTFVPNNPNQFLYQTENEGYNQLYLYNTDGKLIKKLGYKDVVVKDLLDFDAKGNKISYIGTANNGLDRQLYEVDLKSGKTTVITGVSGTHTASLSSDGSYYFDQYSNTTTPNEAAIVNVKSKKATSLITAENPYAGKINMPKMELVTITSADGKTPLNGRLIYPANFDATKKYPVMVYVYGGSHAQLVNNRWLGGATLFDYYMAQQGYVVFTLDNRGSDSRGKDFCHVNHRKLGQNEMADQMKGVEFLKSKSFVNQEKIGVYGWSFGGFMTISLILNQSDTFKVGVAGGPVTDWKYYEVMYGERYMDTPQENPEGYEKSSVINKANQLKGDLLVIHGAQDPVVVQQQSMGFIEACIKAGKQVDYFLYPTHEHNVSGRDRIHLNEKIARYFDLHLKN; this is translated from the coding sequence ATGAAAAAGTACACTTTACTGTTTCTTCTAACCGGTTCGATGACATTTGCGCAGCGAAACCTGACGATCGAAGAAGCAACAACCGGTTTGCGTACGTATGCCCCTAAATCGATGTTAGCCACGCAATGGCAAAAAGACGTAAGAGCCATCACCTATCTCGACAACACCTACCAGAATCTGGTAACCCGAAAAGAAGACAATCAATGGAAAGAAGTGGCATTATTGAGTAAAGATGATGTTCAAAATGCCTTGAAAGCCAAATTTCCACAGGATGAGTTCAATTTAAGAATGTTTCCTTATGCCTATGAGTGGAAAGATAAAAACACGCTTACTTTTGAAGTGTCCGGAAAAAAAGCGAATTATATCGTAGAATTTGACGTAACGCAAAAAAGCATTACAAAAGCACTATCAATTCCGACAGATGCTTCTAATCAGTTAGCTACGGAAACTAAAAATCGTATTGCCTGGTTAGCTAAAAACAATATCCGTATCACCGATGCTAACGGAAAAACAATCGAAGTAACAAACGATGAGAACAGCGGAATTGTAAACGGAAGTGATTATACACACCGTCAGGAATTCGGAATTCACCAGGGAATGTGGTGGAATAAATCCGGTGATAAACTGGCTTACTACCGAAAAGATGAAACTATGGTAACCAATTATCCTTTGGTTGATTTCGGAGCGCGTGTAGCGGAAGTAAAAGATATTAAATATCCGATGGCCGGAATGAAAAGTGAAGAAGTAACTTTGGTGATCTTTGATGCAAATACCAATAACAAAGTAACTTTAAAAACAGGAGAGCCGAAAGAACAATATTTAACTTGTGTAACCTGGGATCCAAGCGGAAAATACATTTATGTCGGTTTATTAAACCGCGAACAAAATCATTTGAAGCTAAACAAATACGATGCAGCTTCCGGTAATCTGATTACTACTTTATTCGAAGAAAAAGCCGCTACTTATGTAGAGCCGCAACACAATCTGACTTTTGTACCGAATAATCCGAATCAGTTTTTATATCAGACGGAAAACGAAGGATATAACCAATTGTATTTATACAACACTGACGGAAAATTGATTAAAAAATTAGGTTATAAAGATGTAGTAGTAAAAGATCTTTTGGATTTTGATGCAAAAGGAAATAAAATCAGCTATATCGGAACGGCTAATAACGGATTGGATCGTCAGTTATATGAAGTAGATTTAAAATCCGGTAAAACAACTGTAATAACCGGCGTAAGCGGAACTCACACTGCCAGTTTAAGTTCAGACGGATCATATTATTTTGATCAATATAGTAATACAACTACACCAAACGAAGCGGCAATCGTAAACGTAAAATCGAAAAAAGCGACATCGTTAATCACTGCCGAAAATCCATATGCCGGAAAAATCAACATGCCGAAAATGGAATTGGTTACGATTACATCTGCCGACGGTAAAACACCTTTAAACGGTCGTCTTATTTACCCTGCTAATTTTGATGCTACCAAAAAATATCCGGTAATGGTTTATGTTTACGGTGGTTCTCATGCGCAATTGGTAAACAACCGTTGGTTAGGCGGAGCGACACTTTTCGATTATTATATGGCACAACAAGGATATGTTGTATTTACATTGGATAACCGCGGAAGTGATTCCAGAGGAAAAGATTTTTGTCATGTAAATCACCGTAAATTAGGTCAGAATGAAATGGCTGATCAAATGAAAGGTGTTGAATTCTTAAAATCAAAATCGTTTGTAAATCAGGAAAAAATCGGAGTTTACGGATGGAGTTTCGGAGGATTTATGACAATTTCATTAATTCTGAACCAAAGCGATACTTTTAAAGTAGGTGTTGCCGGTGGTCCTGTAACCGACTGGAAATATTATGAGGTAATGTATGGTGAGCGTTATATGGATACGCCGCAGGAAAATCCGGAAGGTTATGAAAAATCAAGTGTAATCAATAAAGCAAACCAATTAAAAGGTGATTTATTGGTAATTCACGGTGCTCAGGACCCGGTTGTGGTACAACAACAAAGTATGGGGTTTATCGAAGCTTGTATTAAAGCCGGTAAACAAGTTGACTATTTCTTATATCCTACACACGAACATAATGTATCAGGAAGAGATCGTATCCACTTAAATGAAAAAATCGCTCGTTATTTCGATTTGCATTTAAAAAATTAA
- a CDS encoding 16S rRNA (uracil(1498)-N(3))-methyltransferase: MQLFYTPEINEQLKTFSFDKEESKHIVKVLRKHEGDILKVTNGLGYLFTTEIILATDKKCTVQITDSIFYQPNDFYIHMAVAPTKMNDRYEWFLEKATEIGVNEITPIICDHSERKVIKTERFDKIIQSAMKQSLQFHLPKLNEPITFKQFLAQKQQGNLCIAHCEETQKTLLKNVIQPNERYTILIGPEGDFSEKEIQNALELNYQPVSLGNTRLRTETAAIVACHSIVYANEQ, translated from the coding sequence ATGCAATTATTCTATACGCCCGAAATAAATGAACAGCTAAAAACGTTTTCTTTTGATAAAGAAGAAAGCAAACACATTGTTAAAGTATTGCGTAAACACGAAGGTGATATTTTAAAAGTAACCAATGGTTTAGGCTATTTATTTACTACTGAAATTATATTGGCAACCGACAAAAAGTGTACGGTGCAAATCACGGATTCTATCTTTTATCAACCGAACGATTTTTACATTCATATGGCCGTTGCGCCAACCAAAATGAACGATCGTTACGAATGGTTTTTAGAGAAAGCAACCGAGATCGGAGTTAATGAAATTACGCCTATTATTTGTGATCATTCTGAACGAAAAGTCATTAAAACCGAACGTTTTGACAAAATCATACAATCGGCGATGAAGCAATCATTACAATTTCATCTTCCTAAATTAAACGAACCGATCACCTTTAAGCAATTTTTAGCACAAAAACAGCAAGGGAATTTATGTATTGCACATTGTGAAGAAACACAAAAAACATTACTAAAAAACGTTATACAACCCAATGAACGCTACACGATTCTGATAGGTCCGGAAGGCGATTTTTCGGAAAAGGAAATTCAAAATGCACTGGAATTAAACTATCAGCCTGTTTCATTAGGGAATACCCGTTTACGCACGGAGACCGCTGCAATTGTAGCCTGCCATAGTATTGTTTATGCTAACGAACAATAA
- the pfkA gene encoding 6-phosphofructokinase has product MSETIKKIGVLTSGGDSPGMNAAIRSVVRTCAYHNIECAGIYRGFQGMIEGDFKEMGPRSVNNIVNKGGTILKSARSKEFMTPEGRKKAHDNLKKAGIDALVIIGGDGSFTGGLVFNREFNFPIMGIPGTIDNDIYGTSHTLGFDTALNTVVEAIDKIRDTASSHNRLFFVEVMGRDAGHIALNAGIGAGAEDILIPEENLGLERLLESLRKSKASGKSSSIVVVAEGDRIGKNVFELGDYVEQNLPEYDVRVSVLGHMQRGGSPSCFDRVLASRLGVKAVESLLEGKSNFMAGLINDKVELTPLEQAVKGHSEIDRELLRVSEIVSI; this is encoded by the coding sequence ATGTCAGAAACAATTAAGAAGATCGGTGTGCTCACATCCGGAGGGGATTCGCCGGGTATGAATGCAGCCATTCGATCTGTAGTACGAACCTGTGCCTATCATAATATTGAATGCGCCGGAATCTACCGCGGGTTTCAGGGAATGATAGAAGGTGATTTTAAAGAAATGGGACCGCGTTCGGTAAACAATATTGTGAATAAAGGCGGAACGATACTAAAATCGGCACGTTCAAAAGAATTTATGACACCCGAAGGCCGTAAAAAAGCACATGATAATCTGAAAAAAGCCGGAATTGACGCTTTAGTGATCATCGGAGGTGACGGAAGTTTTACCGGCGGATTGGTGTTTAACAGAGAATTCAATTTCCCGATTATGGGAATTCCCGGAACTATCGACAATGATATCTACGGAACAAGTCACACACTAGGATTTGATACAGCCCTGAATACAGTGGTCGAAGCGATTGATAAAATCAGAGATACGGCCAGTTCGCATAACCGGTTATTTTTTGTAGAGGTAATGGGGCGTGATGCCGGACATATTGCTTTAAATGCCGGTATTGGTGCCGGAGCGGAAGATATTCTGATTCCGGAAGAAAACCTGGGATTGGAACGATTACTGGAATCCCTGCGCAAAAGTAAAGCCTCCGGAAAATCATCGAGTATAGTTGTGGTGGCTGAAGGCGATAGAATCGGGAAAAACGTTTTTGAATTAGGAGATTATGTTGAACAGAATTTACCGGAATATGACGTTCGTGTATCGGTTTTAGGTCATATGCAACGCGGTGGATCGCCATCTTGTTTCGACAGGGTTCTGGCCAGCCGTTTAGGGGTAAAGGCCGTAGAATCACTATTGGAAGGAAAATCCAATTTTATGGCCGGATTAATCAATGATAAGGTCGAATTAACACCATTAGAACAAGCAGTTAAGGGACATTCGGAAATCGACAGAGAATTGTTACGCGTTTCCGAAATAGTTTCGATTTAA